GATTCCATGGTCTACAACCTTGTAATCTTTTCTTCTTTATCTTTGCTCTATATGTAGTTGAAGACCCTTACTTGCTTAGAGCAAAGGTGCCGATATACTCGGCCGATTTTCCTAATTCAAACCATAAAATGATATATGCCCACCCGAGACAGAGTAACATGTTTCATTAAATTGTTTAACTTTACAACAAGAGGTCCCAGCATGCAATCGTTTATGCTTGGAGAAAATAAACAAACTATATATTGCTCTCTAGCCATCTCTTTTTTATGCTCATATAATACGATaaatgttcgttttttttttttcaagaaaatatcGCTATACAAAGCGCGATTTTTTGCAATAGTTGCTAATGTTACGAaccctgcagcgaatcgcacAAGTTCCGAACTATCGCAGAACTATCGCATTTAGAAGCAGCCACTGAAAATTTTCGTTTTCGTTCTATGGGTAGTATGCAATCGCATCTTAGATGGGAAATGTTGCTTGTACAGAAACTAAAATTTAGCTCCCTAAAACTACGCTGGACGTATACTCGTACAATTTGATGCAAAACTTAGGAGTGTCCTTAAGAACAGGACAAACACTTCATGTGTCGGGGTAGATTATCTAGAGTTTAATCTACTACAGTATCCATATCGAAGACGTGCCAGAGTGATGCACGAGTCCCTGGGAGGTCTCCTCTTCTACTGGGAGCTTCCTTGCTTGGTCTCTTCGTTGTTCCTGGGGAGATGCCCTGTATATCTTCGGAGGCGTGGCCAATATCTGTtaggatgcccaagtttctgagtttttattaaaaactgttttttaGCATTTTGTTTCTCTCTTTAATGGGGAGTATTCGTCACCCCCACTCCCTTCCCCTCATTGTAAAGATGATGATATTCTGGTGTCACAGAAAATATTTTGGGGCAGTTCTGAGCGGGTTGTTCTGACTGGCCTGCAGTTTCGTCCAGTGTGTTTGATTTAAACTCGGAAAACACAAGCAAATAATCGCTCTATAAGTAGCTGAAAGCGTATCTTTGTTTTTAGGCCAGTTGCGTCCAGCGAGGGAACTTCATTTTAGGTCCAACGGTGGTGTTATGCCATCGACGTGTGTATTCAATATTGTCAAATCCACGTCGTGAATATAGCCACCAAAGACTTGATCAATATAGTGCCAAGTTACGCGAGACATGAAAACATCATCATTGGAAGGGGCTACAACAATGAATGTCATTTCAGTTCAACGCCATTTATTATGTGAAAGCTCTTACCTTCCATCCAGGAAGGTAACTTTGATATGTAGCCCCGTTTAAGGCAGTTTGTTTAAATGATGGTCAACCAGCCGCAGTACAGCCCTTAAGTGcaccatatataaaattttaatgcaAAAATTAGTTCTGCAACTATAAAGCAACAAATATAATTAAACTATAGCGCGGTCTCCAGGTCATAAAAAAGCGCCCACCATATTGAAAATTCTTCTGTCCCGAACTCTTCTTAACAAAATTAACCAGTTTTTTGTCTACCGCTAACTATTTGAAACCTGGCAAAGACTTTTCTCCACATTCTAGTATTAAGCCTAATTcaaaaaaagtatgtaaaatAAAACAATTGTTTTCGTATTGCAAATTAAGGATTTTACTTGTCTTGATTTtcttattgttttcatttttaatgAATCCATTTGATGAGTTCCTGCTATATTTAATTAGCCGCATAATTAATAGCTAGAATGAGCAGCATAACCTGCAGAATGGGCGCCATAACCAGCTGAGTGAAGAGCTGGCTCAGGAGCGACAATATTAGGCACTTTGTATGAGGGTACAACCAAGAGTTTGTATTGGCCTGCATGTAATGGCACATTAGCAGAAGCAGCTACAGCTTTCGCTTTTGGATGAGTGGATGAACCAATCAAAGGAGATGGCTTACTATATCCTGAAATGTGGTGAGCATCGACTGGCAAGAGAGCTGGACCGTATTGTGTAGAAGGAGCATAATTCCAATGTGCTGGAGCGTCGATGTGATATAAAACGCTTGGTTTCTCGTGTATGACAGGATGGCTGTATGTAGCAGCTGGAACACCATAGCCATGATGGCTGTTGTAGCTTCCATATGGAACAGCATTCACAGCAACAAGAACGGTTAGTAAAGCGTACTACAAAGAGTAAAGAAGAGAAAAATGCAATAAATCTCATGAACacttaattaatttgatttttattactTACTGTAAAACGTAACATTTtgatgttttttgtagtggagtTTTTGTGCGTACGAAACTACTTAGACGACTATTTCGACAATGGTGTTTCAAATGCTTTTTATATGCCGAAATCATAAGCACTTTCAACTACCCCTTCTATTCGTCCGTCCATTCTCGTAGCTGTTACGTGACACATTTTGGTGCTGTAGAGATTACCGTGCTTTGgacttaacaataattttttctactcGCAGTCAATTACTTAGCTGGGTATTTGTATGGGGGCTTTTACACGTCTGCAGCTGATAAACTACCGCGAAAAACAtaagaattaaaatatttatttattaagttaaATAACCGTTTCTTATTTTACCAAGTATAAGTGTAAATATGTGCATAAGTATGTACATTTGGATCTGCATACGAGTATATGCCGGCTTTCATATTAAGTATTAAATATGCGTTTCGAATCTGATTCTTTTTATTAGAAAATACTTAAGCAAAGGTCATTGAACTTTATCAAGTATGGGCTACGCATTGGCATAATTAATTAATTCGTAATTAACTTGACACAAAAAGGCAACGGTAAATTTTTTACCACTACTGGCTTACCACAAGCATGCTGAGTAatctccctgcaaaaatcgcgagtactccatgcatgcatgtatggagtactcgctatggaccaaccgagtgctccaaaattaaccacaattcatacaaaaaatatggttcaATTaaaattgcgatgtcctaggactggaccatatactccagttccacattacatcagagtaatccatggagtacccacagtccaataaacatcgtgtagtgattacaatggTTAAAAACGAGTagtgatcggcttacaatatgttcgtgtagaaacatgagttggtccattgctgcattacagtggactataatggtaagtactccagtggaccacatgatccaacgatttttgcaaggCGGTACTGCTATTTTAC
The Eurosta solidaginis isolate ZX-2024a chromosome 5, ASM4086904v1, whole genome shotgun sequence DNA segment above includes these coding regions:
- the LOC137251817 gene encoding uncharacterized protein; translated protein: MLRFTYALLTVLVAVNAVPYGSYNSHHGYGVPAATYSHPVIHEKPSVLYHIDAPAHWNYAPSTQYGPALLPVDAHHISGYSKPSPLIGSSTHPKAKAVAASANVPLHAGQYKLLVVPSYKVPNIVAPEPALHSAGYGAHSAGYAAHSSY